One segment of Nostoc flagelliforme CCNUN1 DNA contains the following:
- a CDS encoding class I SAM-dependent methyltransferase gives MTTQTLGLEQNLYDYLLSVSLREPEILTQLRQETAQYPIGRMQIAPEQGQFLALLVQLLGAKKTLDIGVFTGYSSLVVALALPRDGKVVACDVSEEFTTIARRYWQQAGVVDKIQLHIAPALETLDRLLATEETETFDFAFIDADKSNYDGYYERSLQLVRPGGLIAIDNVLWSGKVADPQVQDNRTKRIRAFNEKLHQDQRVSLSLVAIADGLTLALKK, from the coding sequence ATGACAACTCAAACACTAGGACTCGAACAAAACCTTTATGACTATTTACTATCAGTCTCTCTCCGAGAACCGGAAATTTTAACCCAACTGAGGCAAGAAACAGCCCAGTATCCAATAGGGAGGATGCAAATTGCTCCTGAACAGGGGCAATTTTTGGCGTTACTGGTGCAGTTGTTAGGAGCTAAGAAAACTTTGGATATTGGGGTATTTACAGGTTATAGTTCCCTGGTGGTGGCATTGGCGTTACCGAGGGACGGTAAAGTGGTAGCCTGTGATGTGAGTGAGGAATTTACAACGATCGCTCGGCGCTATTGGCAGCAAGCAGGAGTGGTGGATAAAATTCAACTGCACATTGCCCCAGCTTTGGAGACTTTGGATCGGCTACTGGCAACGGAAGAGACAGAAACCTTTGATTTTGCTTTCATCGATGCAGATAAGAGCAATTATGATGGTTATTATGAGCGATCGCTACAATTAGTGCGTCCAGGAGGACTGATTGCGATCGATAATGTCCTTTGGTCAGGTAAGGTAGCTGACCCTCAAGTGCAAGATAATAGAACTAAAAGAATTCGTGCCTTTAATGAAAAGCTGCATCAAGACCAGCGAGTTAGTCTTAGTTTAGTAGCGATCGCAGATGGCTTGACTCTGGCACTCAAGAAGTAA
- a CDS encoding GAF domain-containing protein — MKAGQIDTEVARLEALRQYQILDTEPEEAYDNLAQLAAFICGTSISLVNFIDENRQWFKAKVGLNVSEMPRCVGLSYLCQERRNVVVIPDTLADETLANNAVVTGYPYIRFYAGVPLITPKGDMLGTLCVIDQAPKELSQKQVEALVALSRLVIDQLELRRHISEVSQVTEKLVAYEQAAHAESESARIRIANLLESITDAFFALDKKWRFTYVNGQAELLLQKTQSELLGQSIWQVFPELIDTTFHREYHRAMLEQVSVEFEEFYQPLNCWLQVHAYPAKDGLSVYFQDITERRRTAEALRESEERWQLALHGNNDGIWDWNLKTNEVFFSTRWKEMLGYKDHEVSNGWNEWTELIHPDERDWVLQAFQDHFAKKIPFYVCEYRVQCQDGSYKWILDRGQALWDASGDIVRMVGSYTDITDRKQADEELKRQNLRSQLFAEITLKIRESLQIDEILQTTVTEVQKLLQADRVLIFQIEPDGSGTVVQEAVLPGWPVILGRNIFDPCFKEEYIERYRQGRVSAMEDVETAHIQLCHREFLQQFAIKANLVVPIMVREGIWGLLLAHQCAAPRRWNNFETELLKQLANQIGIALSQAQLLEKETQQSQELARSNAELEQFAYVASHDLQEPLRMVTSYLQLLERRYKSQLDANADQFINYAVDGARRMQTLINDLLNYSRVSTRGQPFISVNCSIVLEQAIANLQIAIEDSKAIVTHDPLPEVMADATQLIQVFQNLIGNAIKFCRHQQPRIHIGVAKPDANPDGESLNVIPSVDEWLFWVRDNGIGLESQYTERIFIIFQRLHGRDKYPGTGIGLAICKKIIERHGGRIWVESKLGEGSTFYFTIPNRAGKRSWAS; from the coding sequence ATGAAAGCTGGACAAATTGATACAGAAGTGGCGAGGCTAGAAGCCCTCCGCCAGTATCAAATTCTTGACACCGAACCGGAAGAAGCTTACGACAATCTTGCTCAGTTAGCGGCATTTATTTGTGGTACGTCCATATCGTTGGTAAATTTCATTGATGAAAACCGTCAATGGTTTAAGGCAAAAGTAGGTTTAAATGTATCAGAAATGCCCCGGTGTGTTGGGTTATCTTACCTTTGCCAAGAGCGGCGTAATGTTGTGGTGATTCCTGACACCTTAGCTGATGAAACATTAGCAAATAATGCGGTAGTAACTGGCTATCCATATATACGGTTTTATGCAGGTGTACCCCTAATTACTCCCAAGGGAGATATGCTGGGAACTCTGTGTGTAATTGACCAAGCTCCAAAAGAATTGAGCCAAAAACAAGTGGAGGCGCTTGTAGCTTTGAGCCGCTTGGTAATCGACCAATTAGAACTCAGGCGTCATATAAGTGAGGTATCTCAAGTTACCGAGAAGCTCGTGGCGTATGAGCAAGCAGCACACGCCGAGTCAGAATCGGCGAGAATCCGCATTGCTAATTTGCTCGAAAGCATTACTGATGCGTTTTTTGCTTTAGATAAAAAGTGGCGATTCACCTACGTTAATGGTCAAGCAGAATTACTGTTGCAAAAAACCCAGAGTGAATTATTAGGTCAAAGCATCTGGCAGGTATTTCCAGAACTCATAGACACAACATTTCATCGTGAGTATCACAGGGCAATGTTAGAACAGGTGAGTGTGGAATTTGAGGAGTTTTATCAGCCACTAAACTGCTGGCTTCAAGTCCACGCTTATCCCGCAAAAGACGGCTTGTCTGTATATTTTCAAGACATTACTGAACGACGGCGAACAGCAGAAGCACTACGAGAGAGTGAAGAACGCTGGCAATTAGCATTACATGGTAATAATGATGGTATTTGGGACTGGAACCTTAAAACTAATGAAGTGTTCTTCTCAACTCGGTGGAAGGAAATGCTCGGTTATAAAGACCACGAAGTTTCCAATGGTTGGAATGAATGGACAGAACTAATCCACCCGGATGAGCGAGATTGGGTACTTCAAGCTTTTCAAGACCACTTTGCCAAGAAAATACCGTTTTACGTCTGTGAATATCGAGTCCAATGCCAAGACGGCAGCTATAAATGGATTCTAGATCGAGGACAGGCACTTTGGGACGCATCGGGTGATATAGTGCGGATGGTAGGTTCCTATACTGATATCACAGATCGCAAGCAGGCAGATGAGGAATTAAAGCGGCAGAATTTGCGATCGCAATTATTTGCCGAAATCACTCTGAAGATTCGAGAATCTTTACAAATAGACGAAATCCTCCAAACCACTGTTACTGAGGTACAAAAATTACTACAAGCTGACCGAGTTTTAATTTTTCAAATAGAGCCTGATGGTTCGGGAACAGTAGTGCAAGAGGCGGTGCTACCTGGTTGGCCGGTAATTTTGGGAAGAAATATTTTTGACCCCTGTTTTAAAGAAGAATACATAGAAAGATATCGCCAAGGAAGAGTGAGTGCGATGGAAGACGTTGAAACCGCTCACATTCAACTATGCCATCGAGAATTTCTTCAGCAGTTTGCTATCAAGGCTAACCTCGTAGTACCAATTATGGTCAGGGAGGGCATTTGGGGCTTGTTGCTGGCTCATCAGTGTGCTGCACCTCGACGGTGGAATAACTTTGAAACGGAGTTGTTAAAGCAACTAGCTAACCAAATTGGGATTGCTTTATCTCAAGCGCAACTATTAGAAAAAGAAACACAGCAAAGTCAGGAACTTGCTCGTTCAAATGCGGAATTGGAACAGTTTGCCTATGTGGCTTCTCATGACTTGCAAGAGCCATTGCGGATGGTAACGAGTTATTTACAACTACTAGAGCGAAGATACAAAAGTCAACTCGATGCTAATGCCGATCAGTTTATCAACTACGCAGTAGATGGGGCCCGGCGGATGCAGACCCTAATCAATGATTTGTTGAATTATTCTCGCGTCAGCACCCGTGGACAGCCCTTTATCTCAGTAAATTGTAGTATTGTCTTAGAACAGGCGATCGCTAATCTTCAAATTGCGATCGAGGATAGTAAAGCAATTGTCACTCACGATCCTCTACCTGAAGTCATGGCTGATGCTACTCAACTGATACAAGTATTTCAAAACCTGATTGGCAATGCAATCAAATTTTGCCGTCATCAGCAGCCACGAATTCACATTGGGGTAGCAAAGCCAGATGCAAATCCAGATGGGGAAAGTTTAAATGTTATCCCGTCGGTAGATGAATGGTTGTTCTGGGTGCGCGATAATGGTATTGGTTTGGAATCCCAGTATACAGAACGTATTTTTATAATTTTTCAGCGATTGCACGGTAGAGATAAGTATCCGGGTACTGGAATTGGTCTGGCAATTTGTAAAAAAATTATAGAACGCCACGGCGGCCGGATCTGGGTTGAGTCAAAACTGGGTGAAGGCTCAACTTTCTACTTCACAATTCCAAATAGAGCAGGTAAGCGATCGTGGGCATCATAA
- a CDS encoding response regulator: protein MPIEVLLVEDNPGDAQLTRIALEESKISIHLNVVEDGVEAMAFLRKQEKYVKAAHPDIVLLDLNLPRKDGREVLAEIKGDENLRRIPVVILTTSQAEEDILKAYNLCANCYITKPVDFDQFVKIVQSIENFWFAIVKLPPE, encoded by the coding sequence ATGCCTATTGAGGTTTTGTTGGTAGAGGATAATCCAGGCGATGCCCAACTGACACGCATCGCCCTGGAAGAAAGCAAAATTTCGATTCACTTGAATGTGGTCGAAGATGGGGTGGAGGCAATGGCATTCTTGCGAAAGCAGGAAAAATATGTCAAAGCAGCCCATCCAGATATTGTGTTGCTCGATTTAAATCTCCCCAGAAAAGATGGGCGAGAAGTACTGGCAGAAATTAAAGGAGATGAAAACCTTAGACGAATTCCTGTAGTAATTTTGACCACTTCCCAAGCTGAAGAAGACATCCTTAAAGCCTATAATTTATGTGCAAACTGTTATATAACTAAGCCCGTAGATTTCGATCAATTCGTTAAAATTGTACAATCAATAGAAAATTTTTGGTTTGCGATCGTAAAACTGCCACCGGAGTAG